The Streptomyces armeniacus genomic interval GCGTACCTGCGGCGCACGCACGGGGAGGGCGAGGGCCTCGTCGTCGTCGGGTACGACGCCCGCCACAAGAGCGCCGAGTTCGCCCGCGACACCGCCGCGGTGATGACCGGCGCGGGGCTGCGCGCCGCGCTGCTGCCGGGTCCGCTGCCCACGCCCGTACTCGCCTTCGCCGTACGCCACCTCGGCGCCGTCGCCGGCGTCACCGTCACCGCGAGCCACAATCCGCCGCGCGACAACGGCTACAAGGTGTACCTCGATGAGGGCTCGCAGATCGTGCCGCCCGCCGACGCCGACATCGCCGCCGAGATCGCCGCCGTCGGCCCGCTGTCCTCGGTGCCGCGTCCCGAGGGCGGCTGGGAGACGCTGGACGAGGGGATCGTGGACGCGTATCTGGACCGTACGCGCGCGGTGCTGACCGACGGCTCCGCGCGCGACGTCCGTACGGTGCACACGGCACTGCACGGGGTGGGGGCCCGTACGTTGCACGAGGCGTTCGTACGGGCGGGCTTCCCCGCGCCGATCGCCGTGCCCGAACAGGCCGAGCCGGACCCGGACTTCCCCACGGTCGCCTTCCCGAACCCCGAGGAACCGGGCGCCATGGACCTCGCCTACGCCACCGCCCGCGCCGCCGACCCCGCCCCCGACCTGGTCCTCGCCAACGACCCGGACGCCGACCGGTGCGCCGTCGCCGTGCCCGACCCGGGCGCGGAGTCGGGCTGGCGGATGCTGCGCGGCGACGAGGTGGGCGCGCTGCTCGCGACGCACCTGGTGCACAAGCGGGCGCGGGGCGCGTTCGCGACGACGATCGTCTCGTCCTCCCTGCTCGCCCGCATCGCGGCGGCGGCGCGGCTCCCGTACGAGGAGACGCTGACCGGCTTCAAGTGGCTGGCCCGGGTGGACGGGCTGCGGTACGCGTACGAGGAGGCCCTCGGCTACTGCGTCGACCCCGAGGGCGTCCGCGACAAGGACGGCATCACCGCCGCGCTGCTGACCGCCGAACTCGCCGCCGAGCTGCGCGAGTCGGGCCGTACGCTCACCGACCTGCTGGACGACCTCGCGGTGGAGTACGGGCTGCACGCGACCGATCAGCTGTCCGTACGCGTCGAGGACCTGTCCCTGATCACCGTGGCGATGGACCGGCTGCGCAGCCGCCCGCCGTCGTCACTCGCGGGCCTGCCCGTCACCTCGGCCGAGGACCTCACCGCGGGCTCCGCCGCGCTGCCGCCGACCGACGGGCTGCGCTACGTGCTGGACGACGGCGCGGCACGCGTGGTGGTCCGGCCGAGCGGCACGGAACCGAAACT includes:
- a CDS encoding phospho-sugar mutase, which translates into the protein MHNDVVAQARAWLAEDPDPETREELAKLIETADGEELADRFAGTLQFGTAGLRGELGAGPMRMNRALVIRAAAGLAAYLRRTHGEGEGLVVVGYDARHKSAEFARDTAAVMTGAGLRAALLPGPLPTPVLAFAVRHLGAVAGVTVTASHNPPRDNGYKVYLDEGSQIVPPADADIAAEIAAVGPLSSVPRPEGGWETLDEGIVDAYLDRTRAVLTDGSARDVRTVHTALHGVGARTLHEAFVRAGFPAPIAVPEQAEPDPDFPTVAFPNPEEPGAMDLAYATARAADPAPDLVLANDPDADRCAVAVPDPGAESGWRMLRGDEVGALLATHLVHKRARGAFATTIVSSSLLARIAAAARLPYEETLTGFKWLARVDGLRYAYEEALGYCVDPEGVRDKDGITAALLTAELAAELRESGRTLTDLLDDLAVEYGLHATDQLSVRVEDLSLITVAMDRLRSRPPSSLAGLPVTSAEDLTAGSAALPPTDGLRYVLDDGAARVVVRPSGTEPKLKCYLEAVVPVEDATALPDARTRARQTLAALKTDLSTAAGI